In Drosophila miranda strain MSH22 chromosome XR, D.miranda_PacBio2.1, whole genome shotgun sequence, the genomic window TCCCTGCACTTGAAGGAGGCAGCTTATCCACTTGTACGGAGTCCCTTGTAAGCCCCCTGTTCTCCGTCCGGGGCTGGGGTCCACTAATTTGGTTTTTAAGTGGTTCTGCTGCTCATTAAGCTGCCCTTTTCCTCTGTCTTTTCCTTTGCCTTTTGCCTTTCCTCCATTTTCTTCATTTTTCCATTACGTTTCCTTCAACTTTGCTCACGGATTCCCTTTCTGGTTATTTGCAGACTGGCGCAGCACGGACAGCACCGACCATCACGATCGCGTCCAGAGGCAGCTGTCCGTCTCCTCCGACAGCAAGCTGCTCGACGAGGACATCCGTGAGGAGATGAAGTACCATTCGCATGTGGTCATGCGTCCCAAGAAGCCGCCCAGACCCAAGTCCGAAGTATTCCTCAACAAGCAGGATCCGCATCCGCGACGCAAACGCTTCAGTGCATTTGGTGTAAGTATCATTCCcgtctcctctctctctctctccgccaCAGCAGAACGGCGGACCGAAAAACTGTTGCATACTTTCGCGTAAATGCCGGCACTTACAATTCCCAACTGGTTCTGGCCGCACGGCCATAAGGCGACGGCTCTGGGCACAGCGAAAGTATTATTGAAAATTTTTAATCTCTTTGAAATTTATCTTGGTGGGACCCTTTTGTCAATGCAATTGAGTGTTCCCGATACGAAATGCATTTGAAATTGGTATCGTACTAACATTTTGTACTAAAAGTAGTGGTTTTTACTAAGAGTGGTGATTGGGGGCCACGTTTTTGCCCTCCAAACGGCCCTTTGAGGACTGTTTGTACCAAAAATACTACTAAGAGTAATGGAAATCAGTGTAAACTGTAGTTCTGGCCATGCCAAAGGTTTCAATTATGGACTCTGAAAGAGGAAGGACCCTTTAAAGGCTGCCAAAGTGTAGAGTACTCTTAAAGGAGGACATTTCATCTATCTATTTAGGATTTAAAGAGTCTCTTACATCGAAATTGTACATCTCAATGGGTATTTCTTACTTCTTTTATTCATTCATAAGTACAATTACGGAATTCCACCAGAAACTCAAACCAGAATGATTTTTCGTTGAATTTCTTGCTGCTGAATGGCTCCAGCGATGCAGGGTACCAATAAAGATTCACCCAGAATTCAATAGCCAAAGAGACCACTAATCAGAGCAATATTTACGAGTATATCCACATTCCAATGTGCAGTTTCAGAAATCAAATCATATATATTCGCACAAAGGAGCGTGTTCTTCAAAGAAAGACCTGAACCAAAGAGATATCCCTCCCAAAAAAGCGGGTGTGAAATTACAAAAACGTTTCAAATTCATTCCgatgtacatacatagatgagttttatgtgtgtgtgtgtgtgtgtgtgtgtgtgtgtctcccTGTAACAGACACCCACTCCTGTGGGCATTCATTTCCCTCTCTGATTACATCATGCTCtaaagcagcaacaacaacaacagcaactaACTTTGTTAATTAATTAACGAAAACATGATACATTTTGCACTTTTCCCCACAGGGCGACTCCCCATTCGGGAAACAGGAGGCCTACGTCAAGCTGGAGCCACTGGGCGAGGGATCCTATGCGACGGTCTACAAAGGATTCAGCAAGTGAGTACCCCAGCCACACCCCAGACAGGAGCAACGAGCAAGGAGCAGAGGAAGTCCTGCTTTTTGGGGTTGCCATGTCAGTGggttaaataaaaaatgatTGTCGGTCGTGAGCCAAACCAAGCCGAAGCTTCCCCTCATGATGGACCTCGCTCCACAAATAGCAAAAGTAGAGAAGAATTCAGGCAAAAACTGTGTCATTTTGGCCTGATTTATAAGCTAGTTTCAGAGCCCCCACCCAGGCCCCGTTTTGCATTCGTTTTTGTGGCTCTTTCTCTGGAGTTGGGTCTCCATTACGCAGTGGCATTTCTTTGTCCCCGTTGGCAGACTCATTACAAAGCCAGAGACGCAGAGACgcagagagccagagagccaTGCAAATGTGGCCATCAATCAAGTGGAGGGTTggcccagagcccagagcccacAAGGAAGGAAGGATGGAAAGATGGATTCATGTGGGTCATGGGATGCAGTGCAGCCTTCTACTACTccctgttttctttttttcgttGTGTTTTTGTCCCCAATTGTTGTTTTGGCCCAGCTCCAGGACACGCACTTTTCTGTTGAAAACTTCCTGCTCCACAATTGAGTTGACTTTCATTCCCCCCCTGCCCTCTCCCTCATTGTCCTGTTTCCTTCCTTTCTGTAAGGGCAACTCCCATACCATGTCGTTTGCTTTCTTTGAGCCCAGATCCCAACTCCTTTCCTTCTCTTAGCAACCCATCGCCCATCCCcgcatttttggtcaaaatgcTGCCTCATTTGCGCCTCGTCTGGCTCTGATTTCTTTGGGAATTGGCGTTCTGAGAGGCGATGGAGTGGAGTTCTAACCATTCATAATTTGACAAATGAGCCTGGAAAATGTGTGCAAAAGGTGGAAGCCGGGACAGGGCTTCGTCACCTTTTTGACAGGGCCtgctccccctccccctccccccccaccATGATAGATGCCCGCCAGTCGCCCTCGTCATGCCTAAACATCGCTTCAACCCCCACAACCCCCTCGAAGCACTTCATCTTTTCTTGCCTAGCAATCgcctgttttgttttttgatttatttgacAATCATTTGCTTTGGTGTTTGTTCAACTTTCCGTTCTTTCCCTACCCCCCGCCCAGGCATAATGGGGGGGCATTACGTGTAGGCACAgcctctctttcgctctctgaTTTTCCCCTCCATTCTGCTCTCATTTGATATGCAAGACAGCGCCTACATGCGAAATGAGTTCCAATTAGCCTTTGTTTATACGAAATGCAATTAATTCGCTCTAATTTATCTGCCAAATGGAAGTAACCCTGGCCCAGCCCCCTCTACCTCCCCACCGACCTCCCTAGGGCTGTACTTTTTCTTAGGCTTTGGTTTTGGCTTCTTTGTTCAGgatggagggggggggggggggggggggggggatgtcCTTTGGCACACTGTACACTGCACAACGACGGGGACGACGACTCCTTACGCTCTGCTTTGCCTTTTGCTCCTTTTCAAATGGAAATTTAGGTCACTTTCCATCGTTCCTATTTCCTTTCtctcggctgctgctgctccaagATTTATGCTGCCTCCTCTCTGGGGCTTCTTTTTGGGCAAGTTTATTCAGGTCCCTGCCCCTCGCCTaaatctctccctctctctgtgtttGTCAATTGTAAAAGATTTCATGAATGATTTCACTTCTATTTGACtttcgtttttctttgcaTTGTCCTTTGCCCAGGCTACCGCTCCAGCTACTGCCTTATCCTTTGCTCCTTTTGTACTTCCGTACTATTTTCTACCTTTCTGAACAAACAGATTCGAAAAGGGGGGGGCAGGGCGGGGCATGGGGGCACCAAATCTGAAACGGAATGAAGCCCCGAGAGCCACTTGGAGCAGAAGTCAAGTTCCTGATTAGCATTTAGTAGGTCAGCTGTCACAGGagcaggggggggggaggaaaAAACATCGATTGAGGAAAAGCAGACAGAAAAGCCGGGAAAACTTTGATGGCGCACGCAATTTTCGGTTTATGCTTAACTAAATCGTATTATTTTTGCATTAACAAGAGAGCGGCACAAAACTTGACAAAGTTGTGTctgtgcccctgcccctgcccctgccccaatTGAAGGCTTTTCTCCGCATAAATTTTTCATGGGAATCCGGCAGCTGTCTCTGCATCCTGCAGGATGTGGCAACGCTTTATGGCCAAAAGATTGTTGCTTTATTAACTGAAACGAAATGAAACGAAAGGTTTAATTCGCTTTCCCCTCGACGAACATACGGAGGATATTCTTTTATGGCCGCGATAAAAAGTTTAGGATCCCCGTACATTTACGATAGACAGATAGATAGAAGAGTACAGACTGGAACCTACTTTTGGGAGGCCATGGAGGAGCACCTACTCTCATCATCATTAACCATCCTACCGCTgcatggatggatggatggatggatccTTTAGGGgtctcatcatcatcattaacCCTCGTTTAAGCAATTAGTTATAGCCACCGAAATTCACTCTTCAGTGTCGGAGGACACTTTTAACTTTCGACGACGCATGCCACAGGcatggggggagggggggtcCTGCTCCAGTGCGCTGCTTGAGCCATAAAAAACTTTTGCATCTGCGATTAGAAGAGTCCCTCTTAAAGCCCCTGACTAGTTTATGGTTCTTGGGGGGGTTTTTTTCCTTGTGTTTTTCTTACATTTTTCTTCCTGTGGCATGGAAATCCTTGCCAATTAGAATGCTGCCCTGCCTCGGCGCATAAATTGTTGGCCTCTGTGGCGGCAGTGTCAAATAATTTAACCTAATTTGACACTTCAAATGTGCGGCGGGGCCCAGGCCCTGGCTGCTCCTCTTGTCTGCTGCTCTGTCCCTTATCCTAATTTAAGTGTTTGTTGCCATACATTTCTCTGCGTGTTGGGTCGTTATGTCTGTTTAATATACAAAGGCCATGTCCCACAAAAACGGGAGGACATAGGATGGAGCCTCCTAATTCCTAATTCCCTGTTCCCTGTTGTTCCTCTGTTCCTCCGTGTGTGGCAGCTGTGTAATTGTTGTTCCCTGGACATTCCTGCCCTGCCCCACTtaagtatttattttattaatttttgtgGCTCCTATTCACACAGATTAACCTACCAGCGGGTGGCGCTGAAGGAGATCCGgctgcaggaggaggagggggcACCCTTCACGGCCATCCGCGAGGCCTCGCTGCTGAAAGAACTGAAGCACAGCAACATCGTGACACTGCACGACATCGTGCACACCCGTGAGACGCTGACCTTTGTCTTTGAGTATGTGGTAAGTATCTTTGTTGTTGCCAgacccatgcccatgcccatgcccctaTTGACACGCCTTTCGGTCTCGCCTGCAGAACACGGATCTATCGCAATACATGGAGAAACATCCGGGCGGTCTGGACCATCGCAATGTGCGCCTGTTCCTCTTCCAGCTGCTGCGCGGTCTCTCCTACTGCCACAAGCGTCGTGTCCTCCATCGCGACGTGAAGCCGCAGAATCTGCTAATCAGCGACTGCGGCGAACTGAAGCTTGCCGACTTTGGCCTGGCCAGGGCCAAAAGTGTACCCAGTCACACATATTCGCATGAGGTGGTCACGCTCTGGTATCGTCCACCAGGTGGGTTTTTCCATACCAAAACCAGGAGAGAAGAGGATGAAAGCCAGGGCAAGGGTCACTGGCAGCTTATGGCTTAGAATCAGCATTGTATGAGGGATGTTTCAGCTGCAGGAAGCGCTCCTAGAAGCAGTATAAGATAGAGGAAAGCATGTCCCCTAGCATCAACCTAGAAGTGCCCTGTTGAAGTCGAAAGAAGTTCCTTAGAAACTAACTGTATCTCATGGCCATCCTTGAAAGAATTCCTTGAATTCCTTCTGCTAAAGGAAGTTCTTCAGAGGGAAAGAAGGGTTCCCAGTGTGTCAGTGTCAGATGCTGAGACCCATTGGCTCTTGAGCTCCTGTTCGATGTACCCCCGAGCTGATATtgtgggtggggtgggggcCCACCAGTTCCCTGGAAAGCCCTTCCGCCATTCCCACGCTAATTGTGCATTCAGTGGGGCTCCACCCCGCAATTAAAATTAATCCCCTGGCTTCCGGCACACACCAAAAAGGATTTCCATGTATGCCATTTCTATCCACGAAAAAGGCAAACCCTCGTCATATATCCCCAAACAATCTGTAGTTCAGAGAATGAGGACTCAAAATCCAAATCGCATTAAGTTTTTtgcttgttttttttgttgttttttgttttttgtgtgcAGTCGACACTAAAAGCTCTCTGGCTCTCAGCTCTCGGGGAAATGGCAGCCATTAATTGGCGCCACGAACGCCATTCAGGCTGAAAACTGTTCATTTAGGAGCTGGCAGGCatcaggcagcaggcagccagGACTTGAGTTGGATTAAACTAATGCCAGGACTAAGCATACCCTAACGCCTACCCCCTGCCGCCTACCGCCTACCGCCACCCTATCTTTTGCTGACAAAGGGTAAACAATTCAGATTTTTCCATCAATTTGCCAGAGCTAAATGGAAAACTAATGGGGAAAAGCCAAacagagagagcgaaagagagagagcccCCAGAGAAATAAAGTTAATTTTTTCTAATATGCAATTCCACTGCCGCTGGCAGGCCAGGCCAAGCCAAGCCATggcaacatcatcatcat contains:
- the LOC108151898 gene encoding cyclin-dependent kinase 14 isoform X6; this encodes MHLKLGDSPFGKQEAYVKLEPLGEGSYATVYKGFSKLTYQRVALKEIRLQEEEGAPFTAIREASLLKELKHSNIVTLHDIVHTRETLTFVFEYVNTDLSQYMEKHPGGLDHRNVRLFLFQLLRGLSYCHKRRVLHRDVKPQNLLISDCGELKLADFGLARAKSVPSHTYSHEVVTLWYRPPDVLLGSTEYSTSLDMWGVGCIFVEMVTGMPTFPGIRDTYDQLDKIFKLLGTPTEETWTGVTHFPGYKPHKLGFYRPRKLGHNFPRLYDIIEGETIANAFLQLNPEERIGADDALLHPYFAQLPKKLYELPDETSIFTVEGVQLYTEPNRQNK